In Candidatus Electrothrix scaldis, the genomic window TCTTCGTCAACGCCCGCATACTCCATAGGAACAGAACATTCGTTATGGCAGAAAACCGTGCCATTGGCGGTATCAACATTGTCCGGTGTAGATACTGTGGAACAGGGTGGGGTTGTCACGTATATACCTGTTTTGCCGTGCAATGATCCGTCATTGTCATGATAGGCAGTATCGGCGGTGACCAGTTTCACCTCAACGCCCATAGCCTGCGCCACATCAACCAAAAGCGAAAGAAAATGGCTGTCATGGTGATTTGCCGGTGCAAGCAGGGAGATAATCGGAAAACTATGACCGGTTTCAGTATCAATCGCGGTTAACGTATGCAGACGATAGCCGACTACGTATACAGATTTGTCACGCTTGTTGCGTCGTTTTCCACAGTCGCTATCGAGATCACTGTAAATACGTATGTTTTGGCCATTGATATTTAGTGAAGCCAAGGGGATTTTACATTCATTGGCCAGTTCGGTAGAGTCCACTCCGTGCAGAATATGGTCACCAAGCATCCCGGACTGCAAAAAATGGTGCAAAATATACACCGTAATATTAATTTGTTGGACAAATGTAAGGGAATGACGGAATTTGCTGAGCTGAGTATGGTCAATAATTGCTTTTTCACGCAATGACAATCCGATAAAGGCGCGGTTCTGTTTGCGGTCAAGGCCGAGGTATTCTTTATCACAGAATTTTCGGTAGCTTATTTCTGGATACTTGATCGTCTTGAGCAGTTCGGCACGAAACATGTTGTGAGGAAATAAGTCCCGCATAGCAGGACTATAGCCCTCATAAGCTAACAGGCGATTGATAATTTCGTTGTCAAGCAGCTGGTCGATAAACCGGAGTTCTTCATCTTTGATATATTTGGCGAAACGACTTTTTCCGCAAAGCTTCATGATATTGTTATTTTTTGATTCATTGACAATATCAGCCATCTGGTCAAGGCTGATAATGCCTTTTGTCTGAACCTGTTGCTCCACGCCGAGCAGCTCATCCGACGAGGCTGAAATCTCCTGTTTAAAATCATACTCGCCTGCGACCTGCGCAAGAACTTTTCGAGAGATTTCTTTTTTGGTTTTTCGATTCAGACGGTTCCAATTGGGATAGTTTTTCTTGAGCTCTTTTTGTACGATACGTTTGATATTTTTATTATGCATAACACTTGAAATGAGCAAGCGATTTAATATTATTGAATTTTTTTTATTATACAGGCTTTTTTTAGCTTAAGCAACTGTTTTTGTGCAATATTGAGATGATCTTTTCAACACCCTTAATAAGGAAAAAATGGGGATATAATAAGAAGACACCTTTCCCCCTTCATGCAGAAATTTCTTACTGCCCCAAGAAAAAAAAATATACTGAATCCTCCCATAACGCCTCTAGCATGCTTATTCTTTCCCAAAAAGTCTCCAAAAAAACGGCTTCAGGTCAGCATGCGAATCACTTGCAAAGAAATGTTTGAAAAGAATTCCTGATTATGGGATGATAGAAGAAATTTACTCATAGCAGAATACACCTACTCATATGTAGTTTAAATTGCGAAACTTCAAATGCCTCAACAAAAAAAAAACGCCCCAGCCACGCCAAAAGCACCGGCCAAACATTTTACCTTTCACCTCACCCTGAGCGGTGTCGCGGGGATAACTCTGGCTGCCTTTTGTCTCTTCCTCTGGATGTTCTTTCTGGGAATGTGGGCAGGCAAGACTATTATATCGCCCTGCCCCTCTGCGCTTGTAGAAGAGCAAGCATATCAACAGCCTCCAACACCTGGGACTCTCGATCTTTCTCCTGATGAGCACACAGCAATCTGTGTTCAACCCAGAGAGCGCAAGAAACGTATTTCTCCTCAAGTCCCCTCTCTGTATCAAGGGCCATAGCTACTCCAGACCCAAAAGACACATCGTAATGATATAAAAAGAAAAAAATATGCCTCCTTGACCAAAAGCAACGAAAGGGGTACTTTGATAAAATTTTGAATATTTCGCCAGACCATAAAAATACATTCTCTTGCTCTGTTAAGAGAAGGAGGTTCCTCGGGACTTTATATAATGATAGCGCATACAACAGCTTGTACATGTAAAACCGCAACGGGCCAAAGAAACCTTCCGATTCGTCCGGCCCGGATGAGCGATGTCAAAGAGATACATAGCCTCTTACAGCGTTTTGCTGCCAAGGGCCTGCTCTTAGGGCGCTCTATCAGTTCGCTCTATGATCAATTACGTGATTTTGTTGTTTTTGACGATAACGGTATCCAGGGCGTTTGCTCGCTTCACATCTGCTGGGAGAATCTGGCTGAGATACGCTCACTGGCTGTTGCCGAACAATATCACGGCAAAGGGATAGGTCGACAACTGGTATATTCCTGTCTTGACGAAGCAAGGAGCCTTGAGATTGCTCAGGTCTTCACTTTGACATATCAGGCTGCTTTTTTTAACAAACTTAATTTTCATCCTATAGAAAAAAACGACCTGCCCCATAAAATATGGAGCGATTGCCTCCAATGCCCAAAATTTCCCGACTGTGATGAAGAAGCACTGATCTGGACAGCAGAAAAAAAGTAGGGGCAAGGGCAGGTCCCTGGGCCTGCCCGCCTAACCAGCCATCGGCCAACCCGATATAACGGGATGTTCAGGGCAAACATAGGGATTCGCCCCTCCCCCTACATACACTAAGAACACGGGTCATCCTCATTGACCTGAAAAAAGAAGAGAAAGAGAACCGCCTGGTTCTGCTTGCGGAGAGAGAGAATGATAGGCAAAGCGTTAACTAAAGTATTCGGCAGCAAGAATGATCGTGAGATCAAGGTATTGCGCAAGATAGTCGCTCAGATCAATGCGCTGGAATCCTCGATAGAGCCGCTCAGCGACATACAGCTCCAGGAGAAAACCACGGAGTTCAAAAAGCGTTATGCGGACGGAGAAACTCTGGACGAACTTCTGCCCGAGGCCTTTGCCGTCTGCCGTGAGGCAGCCAAGCGAGTCCTGGGTGAACGGCATTACGATGTCCAGCTTATCGGCGGTATCGTCCTCCATCAGGGCAAGATCTCGGAAATGAAAACCGGTGAGGGGAAGACCCTGACCTCTACCTCTCCGGTCTACCTTAATGCCCTGAGCGGGAAAGGTGTCCATGTAGTCACGGTCAATGACTATCTGGCAAGCCGTGACGTAGAATGGATGGGTAAGCTCTACCATTTTCTCGGTCTGACCACCGGGGCTATTGTCCACGACATGGACGATACTGCCCGCAGAGAGGCTTATGCCGCAGATGTCACCTATGGAACCAACAACGAGTTCGGCTTTGATTATCTCCGTGATAATATGAAGTTCAGTGTCGAAGATTTCTGTCAGCGCGGTTTTAATTTCGCCATCGTCGATGAGGTGGACTCCATCCTGATTGATGAGGCCCGAACCCCACTGATCATCTCCGGTCCGGCAGATATGTCCACAGATCTGTATATCAAGGTGGACCGGATCATGAAAAACTTCAAAGAGGATGAACATTACACCAAGGATGAAAAAGCCCGTCAGGTACTACTCACCGACGAAGGCGTTATACTCGCTGAAGAACTCCTCGAAGTAGACAACCTCTATGATCCCGGCAATATCAACCAACTGCATCATGTAAATCAGGCACTCAAGGCCCATGTCCTGTTTAAGCGGGATGTGGATTATATCGTTAAAAACGGCGAAGTTATCATTGTTGACGAGTTCACCGGTCGAACGATGGAGGGACGACGCTACTCCGATGGCCTGCACCAGGCCTTAGAGGCCAAGGAAGGGGTAAAAATTGAGAAGGAAAACCAGACCCTGGCTTCCATCACCTTCCAGAACTATTTCCGTATGTACGATAAGCTGGCTGGCATGACCGGTACAGCAGACACAGAGGCCCCTGAATTTAAAAAGATCTACGACCTGGATGTTGTTATTATCCCCACCAACAGGGATATGGCACGCAAGGATTATGCAGATGTTATCTACAAAAATCAGGCTGCCAAGTATAGGGCTATTACCCGTGAGATCAAAGACCTGCACAAAAAAGGCCAGCCCGTGCTGGTAGGTACGATCTCTATTGATGTCTCGGAAAAAATCTCCAAGATGCTCCAAAAAGAGCGCATTCCCCATGAGGTTCTGAACGCCAAACACCATGAACGTGAGGCGGAAATTATTGCCGAGGCTGGTCAGCAGGGCAAAATCACCATTGCCACCAATATGGCTGGTCGAGGTACGGACATTAAACTGGGCGAAGGTGTACGCGAACTGGGTGGTCTGCACATCCTCGGTACCAGTCGTCATGAATCCCGCCGTATTGATAACCAGCTGCGCGGTCGTTCCGGTCGCCAGGGAGATCCCGGTTCTTCTCGTTTTTTCCTTTCCCTGGAAGATGACCTCCTGCGCATCTTCGGCTCAGGAAAGCTCAGTACCATCATGGACAAACTGGGCATGGAAGAAGACGAGCCCATTGAACACAGCATGATCTCTAAGGCCATCGAGAATGCCCAGCGCAAGGTGGAAGGCCACAACTTTGATATCCGTAAGCATCTGCTGGAATATGACGATGTCATGAACAAGCAGCGTGAAGTCATCTACAGCCAACGCCGCAAAGTTCTGGAGAGTGAGGATGTCCAGGAAACTATTAAGGACATGATGCAGGATTTGGTCGAAGGTATTGTCGCTGAAACTGCCCAGGGCCGGAAACATCCTGAGGAGTGGGAATGGGATGCCCTCAATGATCGGGTGGAAGAACTGTTCAATATCAAACCCGGTTGGATGGATCTGGATCCTGCTGAAGCGACTGCCGAGTCCTTACAGGAAAAATTACAGGCAGCGGTTGAACAAGCCTATGCAGCCCAAGATGAACGTAACCGAGCCGAACAGATGCGCCAGATTGAGCGTATGATTCTTCTTCAGATGGTGGATACCCTGTGGAAGGAGCATCTGCTCAACATGGATCACCTGAAAGAGGGTATTGGTCTTCGCGGCTATGGACAAAAAAACCCGCTGGATGAGTACAAGAAAGAGGGGTATGACCTCTTTCAGTCTATGATTGGTACTGTCCAGGAGCAGACTGTCACCACAGTAATGCATATCCGAATTCTCCAAAGCGAGGAAGTGGATCGTTTTGAAGAGGAGCAGCGCCGCAAGCAGGAAGAAGAGCTGGAGCAAGCAAGACTTTCTGCAAGTGCCTCTTCCTCCGGCGACGAAGGCCCCAAGACAGTCCGTCGGGACGAAGAAAAGGTCGGCAGAAACGCGCCCTGTCCCTGCGGTTCCGGGCAGAAATATAAGAAATGCTGCGGAAGACTGAGCTAAACGAAAAAGAGAGGGGCCTCCCTCTCTTTTCATAATGAAAGCCACAGATCCGAGAAAAACCACCGGTCGTGCTGGTGAGGATGCTGCTGTCCGGTATCTGGAGAAGATGGGCTACACCATCCTGGAGCGTAATTATCGCCTACGGATAGGTGAAGTTGACATCATTGCCCGAGATAAAGAGTATCTGGTCTTTATTGAGGTGAAGACTCGCCGGAGCAAAACCTTTGGCAGCCCCTTTGATGCCGTGGACAACCGCAAGCAGCAACAAATCATCCAAGTTGCTTCGGCCTATGTTCGGGGAAAGGAGGTTCCTGTTCGTTTTGATGTGGTTGCTGTGCATCTGAGCGGGCAGGATATTCGTGTGGAGGTTCTGAAGAACGCCTTTTCCTGTTGACACGCCGGAGAGAACCTCCAACAGAAGAAGCTCATCTCCTTAATGGGCAGGTGGGTAGTATGCCTTCTTCTCCTGGTCTTCCGGGAGGTTTTCGCCTTTATCCTCTGCCAGTACTTGCCGCAATGAGTGCAATTCTATATCAGAAGTCTTGAATACAACAAGATCCTCTTCCATCTCAAAAATATTACTATCGAGAAACTCCTTCCCCAGCATAACCGGATTAACCGCCTTACTGTACAATGCAGCCTGGAGAAAAAAGAAACTATCCAGTTTCATAGAAAAAAACTCAATAGCCACCCCATGATCGGTAATTCTGGCAATATAGCCAACAGCCTGAACAGCATCTTCCTCAAAAAGAAAGGACTGCTTGAGACTGATCACACAGATATCGCCGATTAACTGCTCAAATTCCCCCTCAATAAATAATCCGCTCAAACTGACATTATCAACAAAGCGTTTGTACTCTGCCACGCCAAAATCAAGCCGGGCCGCCCATTGCATGTTAATTCGTGAAAACCTGCGCCTATCCCTCTCATCCATAACAACCACCTCGTATTTTCTTGGTCCACCACCCCCCCTTAAAGAAAATGTTCTATTTGTCAGGATCGTACTGAAGAGAAACATTATCATCATCCATTAGACAGTACTTCAGACATGCATGTCAAGGTGCTTCCCAGGTGCGATGAAAAGTGCGTTTTCAAGGCGTCCCCGGTGCCTGTCTGCCCATGCTTCTATTAACAGCCCCTTGGGCCTGACACAGATCAACAGGCATCTTCGGCATGCACACGAAACCGTGCAATTGTGACATATCTGACCCTGGTCAGGATCAGACGCTGACACTCGTCAGGATCGAACGCTGACACTCGTCAGGATCGAACGCTGACACTCGTCAGGATCGAACGCTGACACTCGTCAGGATCAGACGCTGACACTCGTCAGGATCGAACGCTGACACTCGTCAGGATCGAACGCTGACACTCGTCAGGATTGGACGATGAGTATACTGAGGAGTTGATCGTGCGGATGGATATTGGAATAGGTATTGGGATAATAGAGATGCACTGCTAAGGAAACCACATTTTTCATCGCACCAGTGTTTCCCTTCTCTCGTTGCCCAGTGCATGGAGATTCTCCTTAACTCCAGATAATTCCTTGACAAAAACAACAACTCTCTTTAGGATGGCTTTTGATAACTACTCTCCGTAAAGTAGGTATTTCTCGCAGCTCACCATCCATTCAACTTACATGATAACAGAATGTTATGAAACCTATTGCTGTGACTATGGGATGTCCTGTCGGGGTTGGGCCGGAGATCCTTCTTCATTTCTTTGAGACCCTTGAGAGCAAGACTGCATTTCCGCCTGTGGTGCTGGGGGATTATGCCGTACTTTCGCGCACAGCAGAGCAGCTTCGCCTCCAGGTGGAACCTGTTCACTGGGACCTGGGAAATACTATTCAACCAGGAACCGTGCCGGTCATGCCGCTTTCACAACTGGACGCAAACACACTTCTGTGGGGGAAACCAACGCAGGAGACCTCAATTGCGATGGCAGACTATATACGCGCAGCTGTCCACCATACCCAGCGGGGGGATTTCGCGGCTATGGTCACCTGCCCCATCTCCAAAAAAGCGCTGAATAATGCAGGCGTCCATTTTCCGGGACACACGGAAATGCTGGCCCATCTTACCGACACTGGCCATTACCGTATGATGCTGGCTGGCTCCCGCTTACGGGTGGTCCTGGTGACCATTCACGAACCCCTGGCTAAGATTTCTGAGCTCTTAACCATCTCGGGAATTCAGGATTGTATCAGGATGACAGCCAGGTCCCTGCGAAAAGACTTTTCCATCAACTCCCCCAGGATAGCAGTAGCGGCCCTGAATCCACACGCAGGTGAACAGGGTATGTTCGGGCGGGAGGAAATAGAGTTGATCCAACCGGCGCTGGACCGGTATGATTCCCAGGATTGCCCGGCAGAGCTCAGCGGTCCCTGGCCACCAGACACTATATTTTACAGAGCTGCCAACGGAGAATTTGATGCAGTGGTTTGTATGTACCACGATCAGGGCTTGATCCCCTTTAAGCTGCTCCATTTTCAGGATGGGGTAAATGTCACTTTGGGCCTGCCCATAGTCCGCACCTCAGTGGACCACGGCACAGCCTATGATATTGCAGGTCAGGGAATAGCAGATCCGAGCAGCTTACGGGCAGCTTGGCGTATGGCAGCGGAAATCGCCAAAAATAGAACAGGAGTACACAGGCATGGAAAGCGGTATGCTGGTTGCCTTTGAGGGAATTGACGGAACCGGAAAATCAACCCAGTTGCAGGGCTTGGCCACGTTTCTCAGGGAACAGGGCTTCCCGGTGATAACCACCTACGAACCCACAGACAGCAGATACGGTCGCAAAATAAGGGAATTATATAAAGATAGGAGTAGCTGCACCCTGGAGGAGGAACTCCGGCTCTTTATTGAGGACCGCCGCCTTCATGTGGATGAACTGATCAAGCCGGGCTTGGCTGCCGGAAATATCATCCTGACGGATCGATATTATTATTCCACAGCAGCCTACCAAGGAGCCGCAGGGATGGACCCCAGCGATATCTTTGCCCGCAACAGTTTTGCTCCGATGCCAAATTTGGTCCTTCTTCTGACTATGGACCCGGAAATTTCCATTGCCCGTATCCAGGAAGGACGTGGTGAAGAGCTTAATGATTTTGAACAGCTGGACCAACTTCGCAAGGTTGCAGATCATTTTGCCTCCTTTACGGATCCCTGCATAGTCCGCATTGATGCGGCCCAAGCACCGGATCAGGTCCAGGAGGATATTCGCAAGACCGTGCAGAAACGACTTCTCTGAGGTCTTCCATCCTGCTTATTCGCCGATTATCTTGACCAGCACCCGCTTTCTGCGTCGTCCATCAAATTCGCCGTAAAAGATCTGTTCCCAGGTGCCGAAATGAAGTTTACCTTCGGTGACAGCCACAACCACCTCACGCCCCATAACCTGTCGTTTCATATGAGCATCAGCATTATCCTCATAGCCATTGTGGCGATACTGAGAAACCGGGGCATGGGGAGCTAGTTTTTCCAGCCAAACCTCGTAGTCATGATGGAGGCCGGACTCATCATCATTGATAAAGACCGAGGCCGTAATATGCATAGCATTGACCAAACAAAGCCCTTCCTGAATACCTGATTCTGCCAGACAGGCCTCCACATCAGGGGTGATATTGATGAATTCCCGACGGGTTTTAACCTCAAACCAAAGTTCTTTATGATAACTCTTCATCTTATTATGCTCTCTTTTTTTCAAAAAATTATTTGATGGATCAACTCGTATGCCCTAGGCAATAACGTAAAAATTGAAAAAAATCAACAGAGCCCTCTCCCTCAACCTATTTTGCTCTTGACCAGACCCCGGCATTAGGTTACAGACATGCCCTACATGTAACAAACTGTTTTGAAATAAAAATATACATAATTACCATTCTCACATAACACAAGGAGCCCTTCTATGAATCTCATGTGCCCTGTATCCTTCAAGCAGATCAATGAAAAGGCCGTACGGGTCAACGCAGCCCTGGCATTCCTCTCTATCCTGCTTTTTTTGTTGACTCCCTGGAAATGGATTATCCTGATTGTCGGGGTAGATTTTTTTATCCGTGGCTTTCTCAACCCTCAGTACAGCCTGTTTGCCAATATCAGCAAGGGTATTCTCAGTATCCTCGCAATCAAACCGGTCATGGTCGATGCTTGTCCCAAAATTTTTGCAGCAAAAATAGGTTTTCTCTTCTGCTGCCTGCTCACAGCCTCGTGGATATTTGCTCTGGAGCGCACTGCCCTGATCGCCGGAGCAATCTTTATGACCTGCGCAGCCTTGGAGGCTCTATTCCGTTTTTGCGTGGCCTGCCAAATTTACCCACTGATTTACAGTGCAAAAAGCATGAAGGCGGAGCAAAAAAGATAGGAGTTTTCCTAAAAAATACACTGGACAGCTCTGAGGGGTATTACATTCACTCAATCCTGCGGAAAAGAGTTGACGCACCTCATCTGAAATGGTAAATAGACGCTGTAAGAAAAAGACGATATCGGAACGTAGCGCAGCCTGGTAGCGCACCTGAATGGGGTTCAGGGGGTCGGAGGTTCAAATCCTCTCGTTCCGACCAGTAATATGAAGGAGTTAGACGGAAACGTTTAACTCCTTTTTTGTTGCAAAGTGATTGCAAAAACATCCTGCCTCCGCACACGGCCTGCCTTTTAAAAATTCTACCGATTGAGCCGCTTCTCTACAGCACAACCAATATCTCTTCTGACTCGCAAGCCTTTATATAAAAATCACATGTGCGGCATATCGCGATATGCTCATCAAAAGATTTTGCCTCTTCCCCTCTGCAAGAAAACGCACCATGAAAAACCCAACAGCAACGTCCTCCGTTTATCCCACTATGAATACCGTCTAACTCATTATGAGTTGAGACAGGACATACTCCGAGTTCAGAGGAATTTATTCCCCCAGGTTCCCGACCGCAATTCTTAAATTCCCAACAATTGATTTCAGCATCTTGCATGATAGGGTATCACAAAGCAATAATCACAACGAACATATTCTCAGGGCCATAAACAAGGGAAGGCAGCTGAGAACTACATCCACACATCTCAGCCGCCTTCTATATAATACCTAAATCCTGCAATTAGTTGAAAGGGTATCGTAAAAATAGTATAATCCTCAATATGTTAAAGGTAAAATTACTACAGAAGAGGGTCACTATTTTTATGAAGTCTAAACAGAATAAACGATCTGCCCGAGTCTCGCCCAAAAAAATACAAATTAATAAAGGAGCAAAAGGGGTTACAGCACAGGCAGGCTTGATTCCTGCCGTAAAGTTCCTGCAAAAACATAATGTTGGCCAGCTTATCCAGGAAACTTTAGAACATCAACGCGGAGCCACCGCCACTTATGATGCAGTTGATATAATATTTCTCCCTTTGATAGCTATTATCGGCGGAGCTCGTTCTATCAGCAATATTGCAACAGTCTGGGCAGATAGCGTACTTTGCCGGATAGCAGGATGGCGGTTAATCCCGGACGAAACAACCTTTGGCCGCCTTTTTCGAACATTCAGCTATCGTCATATCAATAACCTGGAAGTTCTTAATCATCGGTTGCGTGCTCGCATGTGGCGTAAGGGATTGCGATCCGGGAAAAGTAAAGTCGGTGCAGCCCACTGTCTGGTTGTTGATGTGGATTCCACAGAAAAGACGGTATACGGTTCTCAGCAAGGAGCGGCCAAAGGGTTTAATCCACATAAACGCGGTGCAAAATCGTATCATCCTCTGCTTGCATTTTGCGCTGAAAGCAAAGAGATATTGCAAGGGTGGCTTCGATGCGGCAATGCCTATACAAGTAATGGTATTGTCGAGTTTACCAAGCAACTTCTGGCACACCTTCCCAATGGAACCCGGATTTTGTTCAGGGGCGACAGCGGTTTTTTTGTTGGTGCCCTGCTTGATCTTTTGGATCAGTATGGTCATAGTTACCTGATCAAGGTTAAGCTCAAGGGGCTGGTCACCCTTCTGTCCAAACAATCCTGGGAGCCGGTCCCCGGGCAGGCCGGTTGGGAACAATGTATCTTTTTTCATAAATGTACGACCTGGTCTTCGACCCGACTCTTTGTTGCGGTCCGCAGAGAGAAACCGGCTGACCCGGCAAAACCAGCGACCCTGTTTGAGATGAAGGAGTTCGATTACTTCTGTTATGTGGTCAGTGAGATTGCTGATCCATGGCAGGTCCACAAACGATACGGCCAACGAGCAACTTGTGAAACCTGGATTGAGGAAGCAAAAAACCAGACTGCGTTGGTACATATCAAGACAGAAGATTTCTGGGCAAATAGTGTGTTGTTTCAAACTGCTATTCTGGCATACAACACGATACGATGGATGGCTTTATTGAGCGGTAATGCTGTATTACGTCGCTGGGAGCCAGGTACAATTCGTACATTTCTCGTTCGGGTGGCTGGGAAGTATACTACTGGTGGACGGCAGCAAAAGCTATTTGTTCCCGAACGAATGCTGTATTCCACTCAGTGGGATGACTGGGTGGCGGTGGGGCTGTACTGACCAGCACTACTACCTCTTTTTTTGAAATATTTTTTTCCATCAACAGGATTAGTGCGTCTTGTGGGGCAAAATATTCTACTTGATCAGCCTTAAAGAGGCATCTGCTTATCTGGAAACAGCACTTTTCGGTGTTTTTTACTATCAACTGATAACTATTTTCAGAATTTTTGGTTTTCTACAACACCAAATGGTTAGTCATTTGAGCCAAAAAGATCAATTGCAGGATTTAGGTAATAAAACCAACTCTCATATTTTAACAATGCATTAACAGTGCCATTATCCTCACTTCGAGTAATATAAATCAATTTTTATCTACTCGCTGATAAAAATTGGGAAGTTATACCAAACAATATTAATGCTTATTCCCAAGCGATATAAAACAATGAAAAATCATGGGGAATAATTACCTACTAACAAATACAATATGGGAAAATATCACTCAACAAAGAACAAGAAAGATACGATACTAAGCTCTCCCTCTTGATCCCAAACAGCACGGACTGGCGGCAAATTACAACGACTAAAGGGAACCAGGAATCATACTTTATCTGCTGCAAAATAGTTCGGTCTTGTATGAAATCAGGGCAGCAGGGAGAACCCTCAGCTCATCCCTTCCTCAATGGAAAAGATTCGTCTGCAACTGGGAACAATGGCACCCCATGTTGAAAAAAATCGTCAGCTTTGATTTTCATTTTATGGATCCCAATGACGCCTATGTCTTCGCCCCACTCTTAGACGGCACAGCAGAAAAAGACAGTGCCATACGACAGGTATTATATGACGACTAAGCTTATTGGAAGGAGTGGAAAACGCAGCAAGGAAATGCCCCGCCTTGCCGGGCATTATTAGTCTACTCTTGTTAAATTGACGTGAGACAATGAGAGGCAAACGAGCTAGCAACCAAGCAATACAGGTTGGATAAAAAAAGGTATCCAACCTGTGCAGAAAAAGCTATAATAGAATAATATTCCGTAAAAATTTATCAATCATACTGAGGTTATTCTATGCTGCGTCAACCCGCAGTTGCTGACAGATTTTACAATGGTACCCCGACCGGACTCCATCATGCTCTGAGCAACCTGATCCCTGCCAAATCAGACAAGATCACAGCCAAGGCTGTACTTGCTCCCCATGCGGGTTATGTCTACTCAGGAGGGGTAGCAGGTGAGACCTTTTCCCAAATCAATATACCTGAAACCGTAATTCTTTTAGGGCCAAATCATCACGGTCATGGTATGCCTCTTGCTGTAGGGACTCAAGACTGGGAAATGCCTTTGGGACAGGTGCCTCTGGCACAAGAGCTAGCTCAAAACCTCCTCAGCTCCTCAGCTCTGTTCACGGCGGACGATAAAGCCCATCGAGACGAACATTCCCTGGAGGTACAGATTCCCTTTCTTCAGTATTTGCAAAAGGATCTCCAGATACTGCCAATAGTGGCTTCCTGGCTTTCACTTCGGCAATGCCATGAGGCGGCCACTGAGCTTGCCCGAGCGCTCCGTTCTCTCAAACGCCCTGCCCTGCTGGTCGCCAGTACAGATATGACCCATTATCTCTCCCGGTCCCAGGCATCGGAGCAGGACCACCTTGCCCTGGAACATATCCTGAAGCTTGATGCGGATGGCCTCTATGACACGGTATGCTCCCGCCGGATTTCCATGTGCGGCATCATTTCCACCACTATTGCCTTGCTCACCGTGGTCGCATTAGGGGCTGAGCAGGCTGAGCTTGTCCGGTACACTGACTCCGGGGAAGTCAGCGGGGATACCGAGCAGGTCGTGGGCTATGCCGGGGTGGTTATTCGCTGAAAGATAAAAGCGCAAAAAAAAACTCACCTTCCATCCCGCACCAGCCGAACCGCAATCGAACCACCGCTGGAACTGATATTCACGTTACGTTTATTATTACCTGCTTTCCCTTCCAGGAAGGATA contains:
- the pdxA gene encoding 4-hydroxythreonine-4-phosphate dehydrogenase PdxA — its product is MKPIAVTMGCPVGVGPEILLHFFETLESKTAFPPVVLGDYAVLSRTAEQLRLQVEPVHWDLGNTIQPGTVPVMPLSQLDANTLLWGKPTQETSIAMADYIRAAVHHTQRGDFAAMVTCPISKKALNNAGVHFPGHTEMLAHLTDTGHYRMMLAGSRLRVVLVTIHEPLAKISELLTISGIQDCIRMTARSLRKDFSINSPRIAVAALNPHAGEQGMFGREEIELIQPALDRYDSQDCPAELSGPWPPDTIFYRAANGEFDAVVCMYHDQGLIPFKLLHFQDGVNVTLGLPIVRTSVDHGTAYDIAGQGIADPSSLRAAWRMAAEIAKNRTGVHRHGKRYAGCL
- a CDS encoding secondary thiamine-phosphate synthase enzyme YjbQ, encoding MKSYHKELWFEVKTRREFINITPDVEACLAESGIQEGLCLVNAMHITASVFINDDESGLHHDYEVWLEKLAPHAPVSQYRHNGYEDNADAHMKRQVMGREVVVAVTEGKLHFGTWEQIFYGEFDGRRRKRVLVKIIGE
- a CDS encoding IS1380 family transposase; the protein is MKSKQNKRSARVSPKKIQINKGAKGVTAQAGLIPAVKFLQKHNVGQLIQETLEHQRGATATYDAVDIIFLPLIAIIGGARSISNIATVWADSVLCRIAGWRLIPDETTFGRLFRTFSYRHINNLEVLNHRLRARMWRKGLRSGKSKVGAAHCLVVDVDSTEKTVYGSQQGAAKGFNPHKRGAKSYHPLLAFCAESKEILQGWLRCGNAYTSNGIVEFTKQLLAHLPNGTRILFRGDSGFFVGALLDLLDQYGHSYLIKVKLKGLVTLLSKQSWEPVPGQAGWEQCIFFHKCTTWSSTRLFVAVRREKPADPAKPATLFEMKEFDYFCYVVSEIADPWQVHKRYGQRATCETWIEEAKNQTALVHIKTEDFWANSVLFQTAILAYNTIRWMALLSGNAVLRRWEPGTIRTFLVRVAGKYTTGGRQQKLFVPERMLYSTQWDDWVAVGLY
- the amrB gene encoding AmmeMemoRadiSam system protein B; this translates as MLRQPAVADRFYNGTPTGLHHALSNLIPAKSDKITAKAVLAPHAGYVYSGGVAGETFSQINIPETVILLGPNHHGHGMPLAVGTQDWEMPLGQVPLAQELAQNLLSSSALFTADDKAHRDEHSLEVQIPFLQYLQKDLQILPIVASWLSLRQCHEAATELARALRSLKRPALLVASTDMTHYLSRSQASEQDHLALEHILKLDADGLYDTVCSRRISMCGIISTTIALLTVVALGAEQAELVRYTDSGEVSGDTEQVVGYAGVVIR
- a CDS encoding DUF4395 domain-containing protein, with amino-acid sequence MNLMCPVSFKQINEKAVRVNAALAFLSILLFLLTPWKWIILIVGVDFFIRGFLNPQYSLFANISKGILSILAIKPVMVDACPKIFAAKIGFLFCCLLTASWIFALERTALIAGAIFMTCAALEALFRFCVACQIYPLIYSAKSMKAEQKR
- the tmk gene encoding dTMP kinase encodes the protein MESGMLVAFEGIDGTGKSTQLQGLATFLREQGFPVITTYEPTDSRYGRKIRELYKDRSSCTLEEELRLFIEDRRLHVDELIKPGLAAGNIILTDRYYYSTAAYQGAAGMDPSDIFARNSFAPMPNLVLLLTMDPEISIARIQEGRGEELNDFEQLDQLRKVADHFASFTDPCIVRIDAAQAPDQVQEDIRKTVQKRLL